Proteins from a single region of Larus michahellis chromosome 13, bLarMic1.1, whole genome shotgun sequence:
- the SMARCB1 gene encoding SWI/SNF-related matrix-associated actin-dependent regulator of chromatin subfamily B member 1: protein MRPAAAGLGRAAASRRPAPLAAAGCPGPPQDAGRSRRPPAAATMMMMALSKTFGQKPVKFQLEEDGEFYMIGSEVGNYLRMFRGSLYKRYPSLWRRLATVEERKKIVASSHENQRSHSPRRYHGYTTLATSVTLLKASEVEEILDGNDEKYKAVSISTEPPTYLREQKAKRNNQWVPTLPNSSHHLDAVPCSTTINRNRMGRDKKRTFPLCFDDHDPAVIHENASQPEVLVPIRLDMEIDGQKLRDAFTWNMNEKLMTPEMFSEILCDDLDLNPLTFVPAIASAIRQQIESYPTDSILEDQSDQRVIIKLNIHVGNISLVDQFEWDMSEKENSPEKFALKLCSELGLGGEFVTTIAYSIRGQLSWHQKTYAFSENPLPTVEIAIRNTGDADQWCPLLETLTDAEMEKKIRDQDRNTRRMRRLANTAPAW from the exons ATGCGCCCCGCGGCGGCTGGACTAGGCCGCGCCGCCGCCTCTcgccgccccgcgcccctcgccgccgccggctGCCCGGGACCCCCGCAGGACGCCGGGCGCTCCCGCCGCCCTCCAGCCGCCGCCACCATGATGATGATGGCGCTGAGTAAGACCTTCGGGCAGAAGCCCGTCAAGTTCCAGCTGGAGGAGGACGGCGAGTTCTACATGATCGGCTCCGAG GTGGGGAACTACTTGCGTATGTTTCGGGGTTCCCTGTACAAGAGATATCCCTCGCTCTGGAGGCGACTTGCCAcagtggaagaaaggaagaagatagTGGCCTCTTCACATG aaAATCAACGGTCTCACAGTCCCAGAAGAT ATCATGGCTATACAACATTAGCCACTAGCGTGACACTGCTAAAGGCCTCTGAAGTGGAAGAGATCTTGGATGGAAACGATGAGAAGTATAAGGCAGTGTCTATCAGCACAGAACCTCCTACCTACCTCAG AGAACAGAAGGCAAAGAGGAACAACCAGTGGGTGCCGACCCTGCCCAACAGCTCTCATCACCTGGATGCAGTGCCGTGCTCAACAACGATTAACAGAAACCGCATGGGCAGGGATAAGAAGAGGACATTCCCTCTGTG CTTTGATGACCATGACCCAGCCGTGATCCATGAGAATGCATCCCAGCCGGAGGTTCTGGTTCCAATCAGGCTTGATATGGAAATTGATGGGCAGAAACTCAGAGATGCGTTTACGTGGAACATGAATG AAAAGTTAATGACCCCAGAAATGTTCTCTGAGATTCTTTGCGATGACCTGGATTTGAATCCTCTGACTTTTGTTCCTGCTATTGCCTCTGCCATCCGACAACAGATTGAGTCGTACCCAACTGACAGTATCCTAGAAGATCAGTCAGACCAACGTGTTATTATTAAG CTAAACATCCACGTAGGGAACATCTCCCTTGTAGACCAGTTTGAATGGGACATGTCAGAGAAGGAGAATTCACCAGAGAAGTTTGCCTTGAAGCTGTGCTCAGAGCTTGGCCTGGGTGGGGAGTTTGTCACTACTATTGCCTACAGCATCCGGGGACAGCTGAGTTGGCATCAGAAGACATACGCCTTCAG TGAGAACCCTTTGCCCACTGTGGAAATTGCTATTCGCAACACAGGGGATGCTGACCAGTGGTGCCCTCTTCTGGAAACCCTCACAGATGCCGAGATGGAGAAGAAGATCAGAGACCAGGACAGAAATACAAG GCGCATGAGACGTTTGGCCAATACTGCTCCGGCCTGGTAA